The Branchiostoma floridae strain S238N-H82 chromosome 8, Bfl_VNyyK, whole genome shotgun sequence genome has a segment encoding these proteins:
- the LOC118422072 gene encoding bifunctional peptidase and arginyl-hydroxylase JMJD5-like has protein sequence MGETLLLHLLVFVSLFLSFLATGQGEEPPVGHLQHLGAHQPPVGQVESLDYVPTPEDFYHNYILPSKPVIFTGAAKHLPAFQLWSDAYIMEKYGDIEVQVDYRKKENRDRPGDTMTMEKFLLNYNSSDFYMVTTVPEPMMEEVYLPSCLSCGGFTSNLQDYVMWISSGGTKSHLHMDNIDNVMCMISGSKEWLMVDRQAGANVRLDRHEGAYSTVDVDRVDMYQYPEFRNLPWWSAHIGPGDCLYVPYAWLHQVRSHGRNIAINNWWTPLSVFDYQDCEGKDTKAPIPLSMLEFTPGAHTRFIVKVLLEEHGGQLPKDTVQRMVLWEHSGQQLISDEDFSQMDTNGDGQLSVEEMDRLELEEVHKLFDGIHPGEINTMGAWQSRRNAIQQLLKSLDTPLEGEAKEFLYNWQRTDQETLEFLASREGSLPEAVVDFMKSELKVKPSFGGHDDL, from the exons ATGGGGGAGACATTACTACTACATCTTTTGGTATTTGTGAGTTTGTTCCTGTCGTTTTTGGCGACGGGACAGGGAGAGGAGCCACCTGTTGGTCATCTGCAGCATCTTGGAGCTCACCAGCCTCCAGTGGGACAG GTTGAGTCCTTGGATTACGTGCCGACTCCAGAAGACTTCTACCACAACTACATCCTGCCCAGCAAACCTGTCATCTTCACAGGAGCAGCCAAACATCTACCAGCTTTTCAACTATGGTCTGATGCATACATCATGGAAAAGTATGGAGACATTGAG GTTCAGGTTGACTACAGGAAGAAGGAGAACAGAGACAGACCAGGAGACACGATGACGATGGAGAAATTCCTGCTAAATTACAACTCATCAGACTTCTACATGGTCACTACTGTCCCAGAG CCGATGATGGAGGAGGTATACCTCCCCTCCTGTCTGTCCTGTGGTGGTTTCACCAGTAACCTACAGGACTATGTCATGTGGATATCCAGTGGGGGGACCAAGTCCCACCTCCACATGGACAACATTGACAATGTGATGTGTATGATCAGTGGCAGTAAGGAGTGGTTGATGGTGGACAGACAGGCAGGCGCTAACGTGAGGCTGGACAGACATGAGGGGGCCTACAGCACGGTTGATGTGGACAG GGTGGACATGTACCAGTATCCAGAATTCCGCAACCTCCCGTGGTGGTCGGCTCATATCGGCCCGGGGGACTGCCTGTATGTTCCGTACGCGTGGCTACATCAAGTCCGCTCCCACGGGAGAAACATCGCCATCAACAACTGGTGGACGCCACTCTCTGTGTTTGACTACCAGGACTGTGAAGGGAAAGACACAAAGGCACCCATTCCACTGAGTATGCTGGAATTCACTCCAGGTGCACATACAAG GTTTATAGTGAAGGTCCTGTTAGAAGAACATGGTGGCCAGCTACCCAAGGACACCGTCCAACGCATGGTCCTGTGGGAACACAGCGGTCAACAGCTGATCAGCGACGAGGACTTCAGCCAAATGGACACCAACGGTGATGGACAACTCAGTGTAGAGGAAATGGATCGACTAGAG TTGGAGGAAGTACACAAGCTGTTCGACGGCATACACCCCGGGGAAATCAACACCATGGGGGCGTGGCAGAGTCGTAGGAACGCGATCCAACAGCTGCTGAAGTCTCTGGACACGCCCTTAGAAGGCGAGGCCAAAGAATTCCTGTACAACTGGCAACGGACGGATCAAGAGACACTGGAGTTCTTGGCTTCCCGTGAAGGAAGTCTTCCAGAAGCTGTTGTAGACTTTATGAAGTCAGAACTAAAGGTTAAGCCATCTTTTGGTGGCCATGATGACTTGTGA